The Pseudomonas sp. DG56-2 genome contains a region encoding:
- the fkpB gene encoding FKBP-type peptidyl-prolyl cis-trans isomerase, with protein sequence MTETRIGQNTEVKLHFALHLENGDTVDSTFDKSPAVFKVGDGNLLPGFEAAIFGFKAGDKRTVTVQPENAFGQPNPQNVQIIPRSQFNDMELSEGLLVIFNDAANAELPGVVKAFDDAQVTIDFNHPLAGKTLNFEVQILEVTAL encoded by the coding sequence ATGACTGAGACCCGCATCGGCCAGAACACCGAAGTCAAATTGCACTTCGCACTGCATCTGGAAAACGGCGACACCGTCGATAGCACGTTCGACAAGTCGCCGGCTGTGTTCAAAGTTGGCGACGGCAACCTGCTGCCGGGCTTTGAAGCGGCAATCTTCGGCTTCAAGGCCGGTGACAAGCGCACTGTTACCGTTCAGCCGGAAAACGCTTTTGGTCAGCCCAACCCGCAGAACGTACAGATCATTCCACGGTCGCAATTCAACGACATGGAGCTTTCCGAAGGTTTGCTGGTGATCTTCAACGACGCTGCCAATGCTGAGCTGCCAGGTGTGGTCAAGGCGTTCGATGACGCCCAGGTGACCATCGACTTCAACCATCCACTGGCCGGCAAAACCCTGAACTTCGAGGTGCAAATCCTCGAAGTCACAGCGCTTTGA
- a CDS encoding type IV pilin protein: protein MKQQHALSLIELLIVIAVVGILASIAYPGYSDLVKKSARTEIVSLLIESAQRLELHYSRAGQYSDVEDLQASLASGTAHYSLHVMRDKESFTLSARRLPGGLMRADRCGDYELDQAGRRGNPQGAENTDGGCWGG from the coding sequence ATGAAGCAACAGCACGCATTGAGTCTGATCGAACTGTTGATTGTCATCGCTGTGGTCGGCATTCTTGCGAGCATTGCCTACCCCGGTTACTCCGATCTGGTGAAAAAATCCGCACGCACGGAAATCGTCAGCCTGCTGATCGAGAGCGCGCAGCGCCTGGAGCTGCACTATTCACGTGCAGGACAGTACAGCGACGTCGAAGACCTTCAGGCCTCACTGGCGAGCGGCACCGCTCACTACAGTTTGCATGTCATGCGCGACAAGGAGTCGTTCACCCTTTCGGCACGTCGCCTTCCCGGCGGCTTGATGAGGGCTGATCGGTGTGGTGACTATGAACTTGACCAGGCAGGTAGGCGGGGCAATCCCCAAGGCGCCGAAAATACTGACGGCGGGTGCTGGGGAGGCTGA
- the thiO gene encoding glycine oxidase ThiO, with translation MTKQVVIVGGGVIGLLTAFNLAAEVEQVVLCDRGELGQESSWAGGGIVSPLYPWRYSPAVTALAHWSQDFYPQLGERLFANTGVDPEVHTTGLYWLDLDDEAEALAWAEREGRPLSAVDISAAYDAVPVLGAGFERAIYMAGVANVRNPRLVKSLKAALQALPNVTLREHCEITGFIREGEKITGVQTADGAVAGDRVVLTAGAWSGDLLRPLGLELPVEPVKGQMILFKCAEDFLPSMVLAKGRYAIPRRDGHILVGSTLEHVGYDKTPTAEALESLKASAIELLPALAEATPVGHWAGLRPGSPEGIPYIGEVPGWEGLWLNCGHYRNGLVLAPASCQLFADLLLGREPIIDPRPYAPVGRLV, from the coding sequence ATGACCAAGCAAGTAGTGATAGTCGGTGGCGGAGTGATCGGCCTGTTGACGGCGTTCAATCTGGCGGCAGAGGTCGAACAGGTGGTGTTGTGTGATCGCGGTGAACTGGGGCAGGAGTCGTCCTGGGCCGGTGGCGGCATCGTTTCGCCGCTCTACCCCTGGCGCTACAGTCCGGCTGTAACCGCACTGGCGCACTGGTCGCAGGATTTTTATCCACAGCTGGGAGAGCGTCTGTTCGCCAACACCGGTGTCGATCCTGAGGTGCACACCACTGGGCTGTACTGGCTGGACCTGGACGACGAGGCCGAGGCGTTGGCTTGGGCTGAGCGTGAAGGGCGGCCCCTGAGTGCTGTGGATATTTCGGCAGCCTATGACGCGGTGCCGGTACTGGGTGCGGGCTTTGAGCGGGCGATCTATATGGCGGGCGTTGCCAATGTGCGTAACCCGCGTCTGGTCAAATCGCTGAAAGCGGCGCTGCAGGCACTGCCAAACGTAACCCTGCGCGAGCACTGTGAAATCACTGGCTTTATCCGCGAAGGCGAAAAAATTACCGGCGTGCAAACCGCCGACGGTGCAGTTGCCGGTGATCGCGTGGTGCTGACGGCTGGCGCGTGGAGTGGTGACCTGTTGCGGCCGTTGGGCCTTGAACTGCCAGTGGAGCCGGTCAAAGGGCAGATGATTCTGTTCAAGTGCGCCGAAGATTTTCTGCCCAGCATGGTCCTGGCCAAGGGCCGCTACGCGATTCCGCGCCGCGATGGGCACATTCTGGTGGGCAGCACCCTGGAGCACGTCGGCTACGACAAGACCCCAACCGCCGAAGCGCTGGAAAGCCTGAAGGCATCAGCTATCGAATTGCTTCCAGCGTTGGCCGAGGCTACTCCGGTTGGTCATTGGGCGGGATTGCGTCCAGGATCACCCGAAGGTATTCCTTACATCGGTGAAGTACCGGGCTGGGAAGGTCTGTGGTTGAACTGCGGGCACTACCGCAATGGCTTGGTGTTGGCGCCAGCATCGTGCCAACTGTTTGCCGACCTGCTGCTGGGCCGCGAACCGATCATCGATCCACGGCCTTATGCGCCAGTAGGTCGATTGGTATAA
- the rluD gene encoding 23S rRNA pseudouridine(1911/1915/1917) synthase RluD: MSEIIQLSAEVPSELGGQRLDQVAAQLFAEHSRSRLSTWIKEGRLTVDGAVLRPRDIVHGGAMLALEAEQEAQGEWVAQDIELDIVYEDEHILVINKPAGLVVHPAAGHADGTLLNALLHHVPDIINVPRAGIVHRLDKDTTGLMVVAKTIQAQTQLVTQLQSRSVSRIYECIVIGVVTAGGKINAPIGRHGGQRQRMAVTEGGKPAVSHYRVLDRFRSHTHVRVKLETGRTHQIRVHMAHVNFPLVGDPVYGGRFRIPPAASVTMVEALKTFPRQALHARFLELDHPATGERMGWESPLPDDFVWLLSLLKQDRDAFVG, translated from the coding sequence ATGTCCGAGATCATTCAACTTAGCGCAGAGGTGCCGTCCGAATTGGGCGGGCAACGCCTCGACCAAGTCGCCGCCCAATTGTTCGCTGAGCACTCGCGCTCGCGCCTATCCACCTGGATCAAGGAGGGGCGCCTGACGGTTGATGGCGCCGTCCTGCGTCCACGCGATATCGTCCATGGCGGCGCGATGCTGGCTCTCGAGGCCGAGCAAGAAGCCCAGGGTGAGTGGGTGGCCCAGGATATCGAGCTGGATATCGTCTATGAAGACGAACACATCCTGGTAATCAACAAGCCCGCAGGGCTGGTGGTTCACCCGGCTGCTGGCCACGCCGATGGCACCTTGCTCAATGCCTTGCTGCACCACGTACCGGATATCATCAACGTCCCGCGTGCAGGCATTGTTCACCGTCTGGACAAAGACACCACGGGTCTGATGGTGGTGGCCAAGACCATTCAGGCGCAGACACAACTGGTTACTCAGTTGCAAAGTCGCAGCGTCAGCCGCATCTATGAATGCATCGTAATTGGTGTAGTCACTGCAGGTGGCAAGATCAACGCACCTATCGGTCGTCATGGAGGCCAGCGTCAGCGCATGGCCGTGACCGAAGGCGGCAAGCCGGCCGTCAGCCATTACCGTGTACTGGACCGCTTCCGTTCCCATACCCATGTACGGGTAAAGCTGGAAACCGGACGTACCCACCAGATCCGCGTGCACATGGCTCACGTGAACTTTCCGTTGGTCGGCGATCCGGTCTACGGCGGACGCTTCCGCATTCCACCCGCGGCCAGCGTCACCATGGTCGAGGCGCTCAAGACGTTCCCGCGTCAGGCCCTGCATGCACGTTTCCTGGAGCTGGATCACCCGGCAACAGGTGAGCGCATGGGGTGGGAGTCGCCGCTTCCAGACGATTTCGTCTGGCTGCTGTCGCTGCTCAAGCAAGACCGCGATGCGTTCGTCGGATGA
- the clpB gene encoding ATP-dependent chaperone ClpB yields MRIDRLTSKLQLALSDSQSLAVGMDHPAIEPAHLLQALIDQQGGSIKPLLMQVGFDVNGLRKALSNELDQLPKIQNPTGDVNMSQDLARLLNQADRLAQQKGDQFISSELVLLAAMDENSKLGKLLLSQGVTKKALENAISNLRGGEAVNDPNAEESRQALDKYTVDLTKRAEDGKLDPVIGRDDEIRRTIQVLQRRTKNNPVLIGEPGVGKTAIAEGLAQRIINGEVPDGLKGKRLLSLDMGALIAGAKFRGEFEERLKGLLNELSKQEGQIILFIDELHTMVGAGKGEGSMDAGNMLKPALARGELHCVGATTLNEYRQYIEKDAALERRFQKVLVEEPSEEDTIAILRGLKERYEVHHKVAITDGAIIAAAKLSHRYITDRQLPDKAIDLVDEAASRIRMEIDSKPEVLDRLERRLIQLKVESQALKKEEDEAALKRLEKLTEEIARLEREYADLEEIWTSEKAEVQGSAQIQQKIEQSRQELETARRKGDLSRMAELQYGVIPDLERSLQMVDQHGKAENQLLRNKVTEEEIAEVVSKWTGIPVSKMLEGERDKLLKMESLLHERVIGQEEAVVAVSNAVRRSRAGLSDPNRPSGSFLFLGPTGVGKTELCKALAEFLFDTEEAMVRIDMSEFMEKHSVARLIGAPPGYVGYEEGGYLTEAVRRKPYAVVLLDEVEKAHPDVFNVLLQVLEDGRLTDSHGRTVDFRNTVIVMTSNLGSSQIQELVGDREAQRAAVMDAVGSHFRPEFINRIDEVVVFEPLGRDQIAGITQIQLGRLRSRLAERDLSLELSDEALDKLIAVGYDPVYGARPLKRAIQRWIENPLAQLILAGKFLPGTGITAKVEGEEIVFA; encoded by the coding sequence ATGCGAATAGACCGTTTGACCAGCAAGCTACAACTGGCGTTATCTGATTCCCAATCCCTGGCTGTTGGTATGGACCATCCTGCCATCGAACCTGCGCACCTGCTGCAAGCGTTGATCGATCAGCAAGGAGGTTCGATCAAGCCGTTGCTGATGCAGGTGGGCTTTGACGTCAATGGCCTGCGCAAGGCATTGAGCAACGAACTCGACCAACTGCCAAAAATCCAGAACCCTACCGGCGACGTGAACATGTCGCAGGACCTGGCGCGCCTGCTCAACCAGGCTGACCGCCTGGCCCAGCAGAAGGGCGACCAGTTCATTTCCAGTGAACTGGTGCTGCTCGCCGCCATGGACGAGAACAGCAAGCTCGGCAAATTGCTGCTGAGCCAGGGCGTAACCAAAAAAGCCCTGGAAAATGCCATCAGCAACCTGCGTGGCGGTGAGGCAGTCAACGACCCGAACGCTGAAGAGTCGCGTCAGGCCCTGGACAAGTACACCGTCGACCTGACCAAGCGCGCCGAAGACGGCAAGCTCGATCCTGTGATCGGCCGTGATGACGAAATTCGCCGCACCATACAGGTGTTGCAGCGTCGTACCAAAAACAACCCGGTGCTGATCGGTGAGCCTGGTGTGGGTAAAACCGCGATCGCCGAGGGCCTGGCCCAGCGCATCATTAATGGCGAAGTGCCGGACGGCCTTAAAGGCAAGCGTCTGCTCTCGCTGGATATGGGTGCGTTGATTGCAGGTGCCAAGTTCCGCGGTGAGTTCGAAGAGCGCCTCAAAGGGTTGCTCAATGAACTGTCCAAACAGGAAGGGCAGATCATTCTGTTCATCGACGAGCTGCATACCATGGTCGGCGCCGGTAAAGGCGAAGGCTCCATGGACGCTGGCAACATGCTCAAACCCGCCCTGGCGCGGGGTGAGCTGCACTGCGTCGGTGCTACAACCTTGAACGAGTACCGCCAGTACATCGAAAAAGACGCAGCACTTGAGCGGCGCTTCCAGAAAGTACTGGTCGAGGAGCCGAGCGAGGAAGACACCATCGCCATTCTGCGTGGCCTCAAGGAGCGTTACGAGGTTCACCACAAGGTGGCGATCACCGACGGTGCAATCATTGCCGCAGCCAAGCTCAGCCATCGTTACATCACCGACCGGCAATTGCCGGACAAGGCTATCGACCTGGTAGACGAAGCGGCCAGCCGCATTCGTATGGAGATCGACTCCAAGCCTGAAGTGCTCGATCGCCTGGAGCGCCGTTTGATTCAACTGAAGGTTGAATCTCAGGCACTGAAGAAAGAAGAAGACGAGGCCGCGCTCAAACGTCTGGAAAAACTGACTGAAGAGATTGCCCGTCTGGAACGTGAGTACGCCGATCTGGAAGAAATCTGGACTTCGGAAAAAGCCGAAGTGCAAGGCTCTGCGCAGATCCAGCAAAAAATCGAACAGTCACGCCAAGAGCTGGAAACCGCTCGACGCAAAGGCGACCTCAGCCGCATGGCCGAGCTGCAGTACGGGGTTATCCCGGATCTGGAGCGCAGCCTGCAGATGGTCGACCAGCATGGCAAGGCCGAGAACCAGTTGCTGCGTAACAAGGTAACTGAAGAAGAAATTGCCGAAGTCGTCTCCAAGTGGACCGGTATCCCTGTGTCCAAGATGCTTGAAGGCGAGCGGGATAAATTGCTGAAAATGGAAAGCCTGTTGCACGAACGGGTGATCGGGCAGGAAGAAGCCGTGGTTGCGGTTTCCAACGCGGTACGGCGTTCGCGTGCCGGGTTGTCCGACCCGAACCGGCCAAGTGGCTCGTTCCTCTTCCTCGGCCCAACCGGGGTAGGTAAGACCGAGCTGTGCAAGGCGCTGGCCGAGTTTCTGTTCGACACTGAAGAGGCAATGGTGCGTATCGACATGTCCGAGTTCATGGAGAAACATTCCGTGGCTCGCCTGATCGGTGCTCCACCAGGCTACGTCGGCTACGAGGAAGGTGGTTACCTGACCGAAGCGGTACGGCGCAAGCCTTATGCCGTTGTGCTGCTCGACGAAGTCGAGAAGGCGCATCCGGATGTGTTCAACGTGTTGCTGCAGGTGCTTGAAGATGGACGCCTGACTGACAGCCACGGTCGCACGGTAGATTTCCGTAATACCGTGATCGTGATGACCTCCAACCTGGGCTCGTCGCAAATCCAGGAGCTGGTAGGGGATCGCGAAGCGCAACGGGCTGCAGTGATGGATGCGGTGGGTTCACACTTCCGCCCCGAGTTCATCAACCGGATCGACGAAGTGGTGGTGTTCGAGCCTCTGGGCCGAGATCAGATCGCTGGCATCACTCAGATCCAGCTGGGCCGTCTGCGCAGCCGTCTGGCTGAGCGCGACCTGAGCCTTGAGCTGAGCGACGAAGCGTTGGATAAACTGATCGCTGTCGGTTACGACCCGGTCTACGGCGCACGGCCTCTGAAACGCGCCATCCAGCGTTGGATCGAAAACCCGTTGGCGCAGTTGATCCTGGCTGGCAAGTTCCTGCCTGGCACCGGAATCACCGCCAAGGTAGAGGGCGAAGAAATCGTCTTTGCCTGA
- a CDS encoding PilW family protein — translation MKRQSGLSMLEVLLALSLGMLLLVAASRLFVAASQSWQAQMAAARMQEDARLALQRLAQSIRMAGALGCLRYDAVDFIDPLAAQAFAQPIHISRDAQGRLQRLSLISAEGAYTSGEPDWTLLTDCVTHAMVLAGAKKPAEGQFAIPIRRQEYRLVADQLRLRSAASNGVLVEGVSELQLELLRTSTLGISGVRLSLTLTDPQQRVRPQTYGMSVALGNPVGLQ, via the coding sequence GTGAAAAGGCAGTCGGGCTTGAGCATGCTCGAGGTGTTGCTGGCGCTGAGCCTGGGAATGCTGTTGCTAGTGGCTGCCAGTCGCCTGTTCGTCGCCGCGAGCCAGTCCTGGCAGGCTCAAATGGCGGCTGCGCGAATGCAAGAGGACGCGCGCCTGGCCTTGCAGCGATTGGCTCAAAGCATTCGCATGGCCGGTGCTCTCGGTTGCCTGCGTTACGACGCTGTCGATTTTATCGACCCATTGGCTGCACAAGCGTTTGCACAGCCGATACACATCAGCCGTGATGCGCAGGGGCGCTTGCAGCGCCTGAGTTTGATAAGCGCCGAAGGCGCATACACCAGCGGCGAGCCTGACTGGACGCTGCTCACCGACTGCGTAACCCATGCGATGGTGCTCGCTGGCGCAAAAAAGCCGGCAGAGGGGCAGTTTGCGATACCCATCCGCCGCCAGGAGTACCGCCTGGTGGCAGACCAGCTTCGCCTGCGCAGCGCCGCGAGCAACGGCGTGCTGGTCGAGGGTGTCAGTGAGTTGCAGCTTGAACTGCTCAGAACCAGCACCCTGGGAATCTCAGGCGTGCGTCTGAGCTTGACCTTGACCGACCCACAGCAACGCGTCAGGCCGCAAACCTATGGCATGAGCGTCGCCTTGGGTAACCCGGTAGGCCTGCAATGA
- a CDS encoding PP0621 family protein, which yields MVRLLFWIALIAAAFWLWRKFKASTAARPDNSLEDPLKMVRCAHCGVHLPSDRALHRGSQWYCSPAHLEQGPGAQR from the coding sequence ATGGTTCGCCTACTTTTTTGGATTGCCCTGATTGCCGCCGCTTTCTGGCTGTGGCGCAAGTTCAAGGCCAGCACTGCTGCCAGGCCTGACAACAGTCTTGAAGACCCGCTGAAAATGGTGCGCTGCGCCCATTGTGGCGTGCACCTGCCCAGCGATCGTGCCTTGCACCGGGGCTCGCAGTGGTATTGCAGCCCGGCGCATCTGGAGCAAGGGCCGGGCGCGCAACGTTAA
- a CDS encoding dihydrofolate reductase family protein has translation MTLKASVYIATSLDGFIARESGELDWLMVATTSSDDHGYAAYMASVDTLVMGRNTYEKVLTFGEWPYPHKRVVVLSSTLGAAQGIEVHPGPIADLIDHLRDTGAKSLYLDGGQVVQSFLREGRVDELTITRIPVLLGSGIPLFGALSKDVALQHMRSTTFENGFVQSTYRVIK, from the coding sequence ATGACCCTCAAGGCATCCGTTTACATTGCCACCAGCCTCGATGGCTTCATTGCCCGCGAGAGCGGTGAACTGGACTGGCTAATGGTCGCCACCACCTCCAGCGACGACCATGGCTATGCCGCTTACATGGCGTCGGTCGATACCCTGGTGATGGGCCGTAACACCTATGAGAAAGTCCTCACCTTTGGCGAATGGCCGTATCCGCACAAGCGAGTCGTGGTGCTGAGCAGCACCCTGGGGGCGGCGCAAGGGATTGAAGTTCATCCAGGACCGATTGCCGACCTGATAGATCACCTGCGCGACACTGGCGCGAAAAGCCTGTACCTCGATGGTGGTCAGGTTGTGCAGAGCTTTTTGCGTGAGGGGCGGGTAGATGAACTGACCATCACCCGCATCCCCGTATTGCTTGGCAGCGGCATTCCGCTGTTTGGAGCACTGAGCAAAGATGTGGCGCTGCAGCACATGCGCAGCACCACCTTCGAGAACGGCTTTGTGCAGAGCACCTATCGAGTCATCAAATAG
- the pgeF gene encoding peptidoglycan editing factor PgeF → MSELARELLIPNWPAPAGVRACVTTRAGGVSLPPYESFNLGDHVGDAPDAVAENRRRLTAEFGIQPAWLKQVHGVVVADADPSIIAEADASWTATPGVACTVMTADCLPLLFCDRAGTRVAAAHAGWRGLANGVIEATLDRLALPPEEVLVWLGPAIGPQAFEVGLEVRDAFTTVHPETAQAFVPGASADKLMADIYMLARLRLAVRGVTAVYGGGYCTVSDQRFYSYRRTPQGGRFASLIWLAPR, encoded by the coding sequence ATGAGTGAGCTGGCGCGCGAACTGCTGATCCCCAACTGGCCTGCGCCAGCCGGGGTTCGCGCGTGCGTCACTACGCGGGCAGGGGGTGTTAGCCTGCCCCCATACGAAAGCTTCAACCTTGGCGACCATGTGGGCGATGCGCCCGACGCGGTCGCCGAGAACCGTCGGCGCCTTACCGCCGAATTCGGTATCCAGCCTGCCTGGCTCAAGCAGGTGCATGGCGTAGTGGTGGCTGATGCCGACCCGAGCATAATTGCCGAGGCCGATGCCAGCTGGACCGCCACTCCAGGCGTTGCCTGCACGGTGATGACCGCCGATTGCTTGCCATTGCTGTTCTGTGATCGCGCCGGTACCCGGGTAGCCGCTGCTCATGCGGGCTGGCGTGGCCTGGCCAATGGCGTCATCGAGGCCACGCTCGATCGCCTGGCGTTGCCTCCAGAAGAGGTGCTGGTGTGGCTGGGCCCAGCTATTGGCCCGCAAGCCTTTGAAGTAGGTCTGGAAGTGCGCGATGCCTTCACGACCGTTCATCCGGAAACTGCCCAGGCCTTCGTGCCCGGCGCAAGTGCGGATAAACTGATGGCCGATATCTACATGCTGGCTCGCCTGCGTTTGGCTGTCCGTGGTGTAACAGCAGTGTATGGCGGGGGTTACTGCACCGTCAGCGATCAGCGCTTCTATTCTTACCGGCGAACCCCCCAAGGCGGTCGCTTTGCCTCTTTGATCTGGCTCGCTCCACGCTGA
- the ispH gene encoding 4-hydroxy-3-methylbut-2-enyl diphosphate reductase yields the protein MQIKLANPRGFCAGVDRAIEIVNRALEVFGPPIYVRHEVVHNKFVVEDLRARGAIFVEELDQVPDDVIVIFSAHGVSQAVRQEAAGRGLKVFDATCPLVTKVHIEVARYSRDGRECILIGHEGHPEVEGTMGQYDASNGGAIYLVEDEEDVAQLQVNDPDKLAFVTQTTLSMDDTGRVIDALRARFPNIGGPRKDDICYATQNRQDAVKQLANECDVVLVVGSPNSSNSNRLRELAERMSTPAYLIDGAEDLQKSWFEGVERIGITAGASAPEVLVRGVIEQLRAWGATGAEELDGREENITFSMPKELRVRSLI from the coding sequence ATGCAAATCAAACTCGCCAACCCCCGCGGTTTCTGCGCGGGCGTGGACCGGGCGATTGAGATCGTCAATCGCGCGCTGGAGGTTTTCGGCCCGCCGATTTACGTACGTCACGAAGTGGTGCACAACAAATTCGTGGTCGAAGACCTGCGCGCGCGCGGGGCGATCTTCGTCGAAGAGCTGGATCAGGTGCCGGATGACGTCATTGTCATCTTCAGTGCCCACGGTGTTTCCCAGGCTGTGCGCCAGGAAGCAGCAGGGCGCGGCCTGAAGGTTTTCGATGCGACCTGTCCACTGGTTACCAAGGTGCATATCGAGGTAGCGCGCTACAGCCGCGACGGTCGCGAATGCATCCTGATTGGCCACGAAGGCCATCCGGAAGTCGAAGGCACTATGGGCCAATACGACGCCAGCAACGGCGGTGCGATCTATCTGGTCGAGGACGAGGAAGATGTCGCCCAGTTGCAGGTCAATGACCCAGATAAGCTGGCTTTCGTTACCCAGACCACCTTGTCGATGGATGACACCGGTCGGGTTATCGATGCCCTGCGTGCACGCTTCCCGAACATCGGCGGCCCGCGCAAGGATGACATTTGCTACGCCACCCAGAACCGCCAGGATGCGGTCAAGCAGTTGGCCAACGAATGCGATGTGGTGTTGGTAGTGGGCAGCCCCAACAGTTCCAACTCCAACCGTTTGCGTGAGCTTGCCGAGCGCATGTCAACGCCGGCTTACCTGATCGACGGCGCCGAAGACCTGCAAAAAAGCTGGTTTGAAGGTGTCGAACGAATTGGTATCACTGCCGGTGCTTCTGCACCTGAAGTGCTGGTGCGCGGCGTGATCGAACAATTGCGTGCCTGGGGTGCCACGGGTGCCGAAGAGCTGGATGGACGCGAAGAGAACATCACTTTCTCGATGCCCAAGGAATTGCGCGTGCGTTCATTGATCTGA
- a CDS encoding GspH/FimT family protein — MFASALLGLLTQLGVPAYSAMSAGLQRQMVATDLAQALRTARSEALLRNSVVRLQALGSDWSQGWRMVVEHDSPQLLQQWHGNERVIVVGNQPVARQVSFSGLGVPLLDNGAFQAGTLHVCQRPEALSHYQVVLSRSGRVSLRDALSEQPLCAAAGSDQ, encoded by the coding sequence TTGTTCGCATCGGCCCTGCTGGGGCTGCTTACACAGCTTGGGGTTCCGGCCTACAGCGCGATGAGCGCCGGGCTACAACGGCAGATGGTCGCCACAGACCTGGCCCAAGCCTTGCGCACGGCACGCAGTGAAGCGCTGCTGCGCAATAGCGTGGTGCGCCTGCAAGCGCTGGGGTCAGACTGGAGTCAGGGCTGGAGGATGGTGGTTGAGCACGACAGCCCGCAGTTGCTGCAGCAATGGCATGGCAATGAACGCGTGATTGTTGTTGGCAACCAGCCGGTGGCCCGGCAAGTGAGCTTCAGTGGCCTGGGCGTGCCGTTACTGGACAACGGCGCCTTCCAGGCCGGGACGTTGCATGTGTGCCAACGTCCCGAAGCACTGAGTCACTATCAGGTGGTGCTGTCACGCAGCGGAAGAGTCAGCCTGCGTGATGCGCTGAGCGAACAGCCGCTTTGCGCGGCTGCCGGGTCAGATCAATGA
- a CDS encoding prepilin-type N-terminal cleavage/methylation domain-containing protein, whose amino-acid sequence MDGWQQQGMTLIEVLLAIVVLGMGLFTAAELQLRALQITESALRNTQSAYGEHALLEQARAAGLQLGEKTGL is encoded by the coding sequence ATGGATGGCTGGCAGCAACAAGGAATGACGCTGATTGAAGTATTACTGGCAATCGTAGTGCTCGGGATGGGCTTGTTTACGGCAGCCGAGTTGCAACTGCGCGCCTTGCAGATCACTGAAAGTGCCTTGCGCAATACCCAGTCGGCGTATGGTGAGCACGCACTGCTGGAACAGGCCCGGGCAGCGGGCCTGCAGCTTGGCGAGAAAACGGGGTTGTGA
- a CDS encoding outer membrane protein assembly factor BamD yields the protein MQVKHLLLIAILGLTAACSSKEVVDENLSEAELYQQAQADLDNHSYTSATSKLKALESRYPFGRYADQAQLELIYANYKNAEPEAAKSAAERFIRLHPQHPNVDYAYYLKGLTSFDQDRGLLARFLPLDMTKRDPGAARDSYNEFAQLTSRFPNSRYSPDAKQRMIYLRNLLAAYEIHVADYYLSRQAYVAAANRGRYVVENFQETPSVGDGLAVMTEAYMRLHLDELAATSLETLKLNYPDHPSLVDGQFEPKQDEADNRSWLSKATLGLIESETPLPPGETRANQDVIRQYEDAKEAIPADLLPKDGDAVQEEEHEAEGNNDDRSWFSYMTFGVFD from the coding sequence ATGCAAGTGAAACACCTGCTGCTGATCGCCATCCTCGGACTGACCGCTGCTTGTTCTTCGAAGGAAGTCGTCGACGAAAACCTGAGCGAAGCCGAGCTGTACCAGCAGGCGCAGGCCGATCTGGACAACCACAGCTATACCAGCGCCACCAGCAAGCTCAAGGCTCTGGAATCGCGCTATCCGTTCGGTCGCTATGCCGACCAGGCCCAGCTCGAGCTGATCTACGCGAACTACAAGAACGCCGAGCCCGAAGCTGCCAAGTCAGCCGCCGAGCGTTTTATTCGCTTGCACCCACAGCATCCGAACGTCGACTACGCCTACTACCTCAAGGGCCTCACCTCCTTTGACCAGGACCGTGGCCTGCTGGCGCGCTTCCTGCCGCTGGACATGACCAAGCGTGACCCGGGTGCTGCCCGCGACTCCTACAACGAGTTCGCCCAGCTCACCAGCCGCTTCCCCAACAGCCGTTACTCGCCAGACGCCAAGCAGCGCATGATCTACCTGCGCAACCTGTTGGCGGCTTACGAAATCCACGTCGCCGACTACTACCTGAGCCGCCAGGCTTATGTAGCTGCCGCCAACCGTGGTCGTTATGTAGTCGAGAACTTCCAGGAAACCCCATCGGTCGGTGACGGCCTGGCGGTGATGACCGAAGCCTATATGCGTCTGCACCTGGACGAGTTGGCCGCCACCAGCCTGGAAACCCTCAAGCTCAACTACCCGGATCACCCAAGCCTGGTGGACGGTCAGTTCGAGCCCAAGCAGGATGAAGCCGACAACCGCTCCTGGCTGTCCAAGGCCACGCTGGGCCTGATCGAAAGCGAAACGCCGCTGCCACCGGGTGAAACCCGCGCAAACCAGGACGTTATCCGCCAGTACGAAGACGCCAAGGAAGCGATTCCAGCCGACCTGCTGCCAAAAGACGGCGACGCCGTGCAGGAAGAAGAACACGAAGCGGAAGGCAATAACGACGACCGCTCCTGGTTCAGCTACATGACCTTCGGCGTGTTTGACTGA